The genome window TCAGCCGCTGCGGCGGCAAATGACGGCACCCCCGGCGTCACGTCATAAGCGATGCCCATCTCGCGCAGACGGCGCAGCTGTTCACCCATCGCCGACCAGACCGACAGATCGCCAGAATGCAGCCGCGCCACGTCATGCCCTGCGGCATCGGCGGCGGCGATTTCTTCCATGATGTCGTCCAGCGACAGCCGCGCGGTGTTGACGATCCGCGCGCCTTCGGGGCAATGGCTCAGCAGCGCTTCGGGCACCAGCGATCCGGCATAGAGGCAGACGGGACAGGCCGCGATCAGGTCGCGCCCGCGCAGGGTGATGAGATCCGCCGCCCCCGGGCCTGCTCCGATGAAATGTACAGTCACGGTGTTTTTCCTTTCGTCTCGGCAATCGCCGCTGTGGCCATGGCATCGCCTGAAACGACGCGCTCGGCAACCAATACGGCCCCCGGCCCGGCAGCGGCCAGTGCGGCGGCTTCCGAGAGTGACCCGGTGCCGAAACGGTCTTCGATCCGCGCTGATTGCGTGGGTGTGATCATGCGGGCCAAATCCTCGGTGGTGATACCCAGCCCCGGCACGCCCAATTCTTGGGCAAAGTCGCGAAACACGGTTGCGCGGGCCTTCGCCGCCTCGGTCACCAGCGCGTCAATCTTAAGGCCGTCGGGGTTTGCCCGTGCCAGCGCATCGCGCAATGACGCCACGCTTGCCGCGCCCCGAAATCCGATCCCGGCCATCCTCATAGTGTCACGCTCCATTGTACGACGGGCCGCAGCGGCTGCCAGCCACGCATCGTGCCCAGCGGTGCGGCCTGTGCCAGTTCGATCCGCAAAAGACTGCCGCCATGCGCCGCGTGAAGCTGCGCCAAAAGCGCTTCGGTTTCCAGCGTTACCCCATTGGCGACCAGCCGCGTGCCCGCTGGTAGCGCAGGCAGCAGGGCAGCGTAAAGCGCCGCGTTGCCGCCACCGCCGACGAAGACCACGTCAGGCAAGGGATGCCCCGCCCAGACATCAGGCGCGCGGCCATGGGCGACCTGCATACGCGCGGTCAGGCCGAAATCCACGATATTGCGGGTGATGTTCCCTACCCGCGTGGCGTGTTGTTCAAAGGCGATGGCGTGGCCGCCGGCGAGACAGAACTCGACCGAGACCGAACCACTCCCCGCACCGATGTCCCACAGCAAATCGCCGGGCCGGGGGGCGAGGGCCGACAGCGTCAGCGCCCGCACTGGTGCTTTGGTGATTTGCCCGTCGCTGGCAAAGCTGTCATCCGGCATGCCGGGCGCGCGCGGCAGGCCGATGCCTTCGGGCAGGTCCACCCCAACGGCCACGGGGGCTTGCACATCCGTCAGATCAAACCCATCCGCCTGTACCGCGCGCAGCCGCGCATCGGGGCCGCCCAGCCGTTCGGCCACATGCAACGTGGCCGCGCCAGCGCCATGTGCGCAGAGGAACTCTGCCAGCGCCGCAGGGGCAGCTCCATCACGCAGCAGACAGATCATCCGCCCTTTGGGACGCAACGTACCGCGCAATTGCGCCAGCGGTGCCGCGTGCAGACCGTGGCAGCTGACCTCCTCCAACCGCCAGCCAAGCGCATTGGCTACCAGCGAGAATGTTGAAGGCGCGGGCAGGCTGCGCCATTCGTCGGGGCCCAATGCGCCGACGATGCTGCCGCCCGCGCCAAACCAAAAGGGATCGCCTGAGACCAGCATCGCCACGCGCTTGCCCCGCTCGGCCAGCACTGGCTCAACCGAAAAAGGCACCGGCCAAGCCCGCCCGCGCGTGCCTGCGTCTGCCCGCTCTAGGTGACGTGGCCCGCCAAAGATTACCTCAGCCCCAGCCAGTGCCGCGCGGCTTGCCGGGGGCAAGGCATCCGCGCTATCGTCGGGCATTCCGATGATGCTGAGCCAAGGGTTACCCACTATGCGCGTCCTTCTTTTGGGTGGCACCACCGAAGCCAGCGCCCTGGCGCGCGCCTTGGTCAAGGCCGAGATCGACGCCGTGTTTTCCTATGCCGGACGCACCGACAGCCCGGTGGCCCAGCCCCTGCCCACCCGCGTCGGCGGGTTCGGCGGCGTGGCCGGGCTGGTGGCCTACCTCAAGGCCGAGGCGATCACGCATGTCGTCGACGCCACCCATCCCTTTGCTGCGGGCATGAGCAACAATGCCTTTGTCGCCTGCGCCCGACAAGACCTGCCGCTGGTGCGGTTCGAGCGCCCCCCGTGGGAGCCGCAGGTGGGCGACGATTGGACCTTCGTGCCTGACATCACCGATCTGCCCGCCGCCCTGCCCGACAGCCCGGCGCGGGTGTTTCTGGCCATCGGCAAGCAGCAACTGGCGCTCTTTGCCGCGAAACCGCAACACCGCTACCTGCTGCGCCTCGTCGATCCGCCGCAGGGTCCGCTGCCGCTGCCGCGGGCGACGGTGGTGCTGGCGCGGGGTCCGTTCGACGTGGCGGGCGATACCGCATTGATGCAGACCCATGCGATCACCCATGTGGTCGCCAAAAACGCCGGAGGCTCCGGCGCGCGGGCCAAGCTGGATGCCGCCCGCGCGCTTGGCCTGCCGGTGATCTTGGCCGACCGGCCCGACCTGCCGGGCGAGGTGGCTGCCAATGATGTGACCGAAGTGATGCATTGGCTACATCATACCGCGCTGCGCGGCGTATAGACATAGCGTCCGACCCGGCGCGTCGCGGAATTGCCGACGATTACGACAGTCCGCATATCCGCCATTTCAGGTGTGGCTTCGCCCAATGTGACGGTTTTGAACGCCTCTTCGGGCGTGGTCACGGCGCGGGCAAAGGTGATCAGCCGATCTGGCCCGCATTCGGCCCGCAGAATGTCCAGCGCTTCGGCGAATTGATGCGGCCGCGACTTGCTGCGTGGGTTGTAGAAGGCCATGGCGAAATCCGCCCGCGCGGCCATGCGCAGACGGTGCTCGACCATCGTCCAAGGCTTAAGATTATCACTAAGGTTGATCGCACAGAAATCATGACCCAAGGGGGCGCCAAGCCGCGCTGCCGCCGCCAGCATCGCTGTGATACCGGGCAGCACGCGAATGTCGACACTCTCAAACGCCGGGTCACGCTCCACCGCCTCGAACACCGCCGAGGCCATGGCAAAGACGCCCGGATCGCCCGAAGACACCACCACCACCCGCGCGCCTGCTTGCGCCAATTGCAGCGCATGGGTCGCGCGGTCCAACTCCACTCGGTTGTCGCTGGGGTGCAGCGTCAGCCCTTCGCGCGGGGCGACGCGGGCGACGTAGGGGATATAGCCGATGACATCGGTGGCCTGCGCCAACGCCTCGGTCACCTCGGGCGTTACCAATGTGTCGTCACCGGGGCCGAGGCCCGCAATATAGAGAATGCCGCTCATGTCTCCGCCTCCGGTCTGCGGCCTTGGCCATGGACCAAGACGATCGCGAAATAGGGGCAATCGTCGTCCGCCACGTCAGAGAGTTTCGCCACCCGCTGATCGGGCATCGTGCCACGCTCCACCAGCCATGCATCGTCCAGCTTGCCCGCCGCCGCCAGCGCGCGGCGCACGGTTGGCAGGTTGCGGCCCGTCTTCATCACCACCAGCGCATCGGCCCGTTTCATGTGGTCGGTCAACTCGGCCTCGGGCAACGTGCCCATGAGCACGGTCACCACATCATCGCCCCAAGTGAAAGGCGTATCCAGCGCGTTCCAGCAGCCCACCATACCGGGGATCGCGGGCAGCACCTCAACCTCGGCGCGGCCCTGAAGCCGGGTGTGCAGATGCATGAAGGAGCCGTAGAAGAAGGGATCACCCTCACAAAGCACGACCACTTCGTGATCCTGCGCCAGTGTTTCCAAACGGTCGGCCCATTCCTCGTAAAAGGTGACCATCTGGGCGCGGTATTCGGGCGAATCGAACCGCAATTCCGTGGTCACGGGATATTCCATCGCATATTCCACCACGTCGTCGCGCAACATGCCCTCGACGATCCGGCGCGCCTGCCCCGCGCGGCCTTTCTTGCGGAAATACGCCAAATGCCGCGCGCCGCGAATGGCACGGTCGGATTTCACGCTCATCAGTTCCGGATCGCCGGGGCCGAGGCCCGCGCAGATAACCTTGCCCATCTTCATTCCACCCTGCTTGCCAGCGCGTTCACCGCCGCCACGGTGATCGCCGAGCCGCCCAAACGCCCCTGAACGATCATCGAGGGCACTGGCAGATCCTGCATCAGCGCCTCTTTTGACTCCGCCGCACCGATAAAGCCTACCGGGCAGCCGATGATCGCCGCCGGGCGCTGACCCGGATCGACGCCTTCGAGCATGTTAAGCAGGTGAAACAGCGCCGTCGGCGCGTTGCCGATGGCCACCACTGCGCCTTGCAGATGCGGCCGCCAAAGCTCAAGCGCGGCAGCGGAGCGGGTGTTGCCCATCTTTGCCGCCAAATCCGGCACCGACGGGTCGCGCAGGGTGCAGATCACTTCATTCTCGCGTGGCAGGCGTTTGCGGGTGATGCCTTCGCTGACCATATAGGCATCGCACAGGATCGGCGCGCCGTCTTCCAGCGCCGCCCGCGCGGCCACGGCCATGCCTTCGGAAAAGCGGATGTGTTCCTCCAGCCCGACCATACCTGCGGCGTGGATCATGCGCACGGCGACGATCTCTTCTTCGGGGGTGAAGTGCGCCAGCGCCGCCTCCGCGCGGATGGTGGCAAAGGACTGGCGGTAAATCTCGGCACCGTCGGTGATATAGCTATGGGGCATCGGCGGACTTTCTAAGGTGAGAGGCGATGGCGGCGGGAGTTAGCCCGCGCAGATCAGGGGCCGCATCGGCGTGGCCGTTGCGGATAAGGTCATATTGGTCCGGCACGGTGGCGGTCAGGGTGATGTCTGTGGCGCGCGGTGCAGCACAGCCCTTGGCGCAGCCTGATACATGCAGGCGTTGGCCTTGCGGCACCGAAGCGGCAAGGTCGCGCGCCAGTTCGCGCGTTTCGCCGCGCGCCTGCGCGCAGCCGGGTGCGCCGATACAGGCGACAACGCGCAGGAGTGGATCGGCGGCGTCGGTGATGAGGCTGGGCAGGTCAGGCAGAGCAGTCGCGCCTTCGATCAGCACCATCCGCCACGGGGTCAAGCGCAGCGGGCCAAGGTTGGCAAGGGCAGTGAGCGTTTCAGCGTCCATCTGACCGAAAGCACAGGCAACCAGCGCGCCCGCTGGATAGTGGCCTAGCGTCGGAGTACTCAGGCCGCTTTGCCGGGGATGGTCGAAACCAGAAGGGACGGTCGCCCCCGCCGCCAAGGCGCGCGCGGCGCGGCTGGCACCCTGGGCGCGAACCCATGTGGCCAACGCGATGGCCTCAGTCACGGCGGTCTCCAGAGAGATGGGCTTGCCCATTTCCGCGCCCTCGGCGCAGAGCAAAAGCTGCCCCTCCGCCGCCCGCTCAAAACGAATATCGGCGGGGTCACCCTGCAACACCGGCTGTTGCCCTGTATCGACCGCATAGCCGAATTTGCTCGATACATCGGGCAGCGCATGGACCTGCGCAGCGGCGATCAACTGCTGGGTTAGGAAATTCGTATCATCGCCCGCTTGCCAGAAGGGCGTCACCATGAGGTTACGCCGTCGCTCGGTGTGCTCGTCAGCGTCAATCAGCGCCAGCGCGCGAAGCGCGTCGATCAGCCCCTCATGCCGCGCGGGATCAATCCCGCGCAGTTGCAGATTCCCCCGGTTCGACAGGTCGAGCATCCCGTTGCCATAGCGCTGCGACAGCTCTGCGACGCCGCGCGCTTGGACTACGGTTAACCGCCCCTGCGGCACGCGGAGGCGGACCACCAGCCCATCGCCCGACAGCATTGGCCGCAGCGCGCCGGGGCACCAGCCCTTGATGACGGGGGCTATGCTCACTCCACCCCGTCCAACGTGGCCGAGATCGAATTGCGGCGCGTCACCCAAAGGCCAGCGTCCCGAAGCGCCGCGAAACGGTCGCGCATGGCCTGCAGCGCGGCAGGGTTCTCGGCCTCCATGAAGGCCACAAGATCGTCGCGGCCCAGCGTGGCGTCGAAATAGAGATCAAAGAGATGCGCAGGCACTTCGCGCGTCAAATGCGCAAAGGCGGCGAGGTTGTCTAGCGTCGCCGCCACCTCTGCCGCGCCGCGAAAACCGTGGCGCATCATGCCGCTGGCCCAGCCGGGATTGGCGGCACGAGCGCGCACGACGCGGGCGATTTCTTCGGGCATGGACCGCGCGCGAGGACTGCCAGCGCGGGTGTGATCGAGGTGGTACATCGCGGGTTTCTGCGCCCCCAGATGCGCCATCGCGGCGGCAAAACCACCTTCGTGGCTGGCATAGTCCGACGCCAACAGGATATCGCTTTCGGCCAAGTCCTGCACATGGGCAAAACCATCGGCGCGGTGCAACTGCGCCTCCAGCGCGGCGCGGTCCTGATGCGCTTCGCCTTGGGCGTTGATTGCCCATTCGGAGCCGCTGAGCCACGCCTCCCCCGCTGCCGCGCGGCCCGCGTCGGAATAGTCTTGCAAGGCCGCTTCCATGTTCACGCCGTAGAGGCCGGGCTTGGGGCCAAAGACCCGCGGCGTGCGGGTGAGGTAGGGGTTCATGTCGGGCGCTTCTTCGCGTTCGGCCAATACTGCGGCGCCTGCCTCGAAGATCTGCCCGAGCCCCGGAAACACATCCCGGAACAGGCCCGAGATGCGCAGTGTCACATCGATGCGCGGCCGGTCCAACAGGGTCAGCGGCAGTACCTCAAAGCCCGAGACCCGCTCGCTGCCGTCGTCCCATTTCGGCGCGAGCCCCGCGAGATGCATAGCCATCGCGACCTCTTCGCCCGCCGTGCGCATGGTGGCCGATCCCCAAAGGTCAATCACCAACCCCCGCGGCCAATCGCCGTTGTCTTGTAGGTGCCGACGCAGCAGTTCCTCGGCCAGTTTCACGCCCTGCGCATGGGCGGCCCGGCTGGGCACGCCGCGCGGATCGACGGCATAGAGGTTGCGCCCCGTGGGCAGCACATCCGACCGCCCGCGATAGGGCGAACCCGACGGGCCAGCAGTAACGCGCCGCCCCGAAAGCGCTGTTAGCAGCCCATCCCATTCGCCTTCGCCCGCGCCAAAGATGTGCAGCCCATCGCCGTATTGGCTTTCCTTGATGTCGCAGACGAAGGCGTCGATCCGGGTCAGCGCCTCGGCCGAGGAACTGGCGGCGTCGAGGCCGAGGTCATCTTCGACCCCCGCCGCCTGCGCCTCGGCGCGGATCGTGTCGACCAGCCGGTCGCGGCGCGCAGGGTCAAGCCCATCGGCGGTGGAATATTCGTCCAGCAACCGTTCCAGCCGCAACAGCCCGTCGGGCGTTTCACTGCCTTTCAGCGGCGGGGGCAGATGGCCCAAGGTCACCGCCCCGATGCGCCGCTTGGCCTGTGCCGCTTCACCGGGATCGTTGACGATAAACGGATAGATCACCGGCAGATCGCCGGTCAGCGCCTCGGGCCAGCAATCGTTTGACAGGGCCACGGCCTTGCCCGGCAGCCATTCTAGCGTGCCATGCGCGCCGATATGCACCAGCGCGTGATTCCCCTGCGCGCGCAGCCAAAG of Sulfitobacter sp. DSM 110093 contains these proteins:
- the cobJ gene encoding precorrin-3B C(17)-methyltransferase; protein product: MSGILYIAGLGPGDDTLVTPEVTEALAQATDVIGYIPYVARVAPREGLTLHPSDNRVELDRATHALQLAQAGARVVVVSSGDPGVFAMASAVFEAVERDPAFESVDIRVLPGITAMLAAAARLGAPLGHDFCAINLSDNLKPWTMVEHRLRMAARADFAMAFYNPRSKSRPHQFAEALDILRAECGPDRLITFARAVTTPEEAFKTVTLGEATPEMADMRTVVIVGNSATRRVGRYVYTPRSAV
- a CDS encoding cobalamin biosynthesis protein, which gives rise to MRMAGIGFRGAASVASLRDALARANPDGLKIDALVTEAAKARATVFRDFAQELGVPGLGITTEDLARMITPTQSARIEDRFGTGSLSEAAALAAAGPGAVLVAERVVSGDAMATAAIAETKGKTP
- the cobN gene encoding cobaltochelatase subunit CobN, whose translation is MHVVFRESHGLEDTDTPYDPGQTPADLVVLSFSDSDLGAFAAGWHRGGGKEGKLPSLRLCNLVALRHPASVDNYIEQTLTGTKGILIRLIGGENYWPYGIMQVQDFARRNDIALAVLPADGREDPGLDAHSTLPVSTLRRLAHLCDAGGPVAAQAALAQMALAAGFYAGPVMGAKTVPDCGYYDPDQGVVPFADAAGDAVAVTFYRSYLLAADTAPVDALIRALRAAGLNAIGLFVPSLKSDPARSFLGDALAAMNPVSIVNATAFSGRGDDGTSPLDAPGCPVFQVALSTARRRDWDESERGLSPADLAMHVVLPEVDGRIFTGVVSFKSPEKRDPDLQYSRFAHRAEDARIAAVVARVLGWHRLAQTPADRCKLALVLSTYPGRDDQLAHAVGLDALSSVEDMLMRLAGEGYSVTPQIGFGRSLTEQRISWPLIDYHAALATLPQALRDDLSDAWGTVEDDPLVQDGAFHFAAQTCGNALVALQPERGDLQDREDSYHDLARTPRHSYVAFYLWLRAQGNHALVHIGAHGTLEWLPGKAVALSNDCWPEALTGDLPVIYPFIVNDPGEAAQAKRRIGAVTLGHLPPPLKGSETPDGLLRLERLLDEYSTADGLDPARRDRLVDTIRAEAQAAGVEDDLGLDAASSSAEALTRIDAFVCDIKESQYGDGLHIFGAGEGEWDGLLTALSGRRVTAGPSGSPYRGRSDVLPTGRNLYAVDPRGVPSRAAHAQGVKLAEELLRRHLQDNGDWPRGLVIDLWGSATMRTAGEEVAMAMHLAGLAPKWDDGSERVSGFEVLPLTLLDRPRIDVTLRISGLFRDVFPGLGQIFEAGAAVLAEREEAPDMNPYLTRTPRVFGPKPGLYGVNMEAALQDYSDAGRAAAGEAWLSGSEWAINAQGEAHQDRAALEAQLHRADGFAHVQDLAESDILLASDYASHEGGFAAAMAHLGAQKPAMYHLDHTRAGSPRARSMPEEIARVVRARAANPGWASGMMRHGFRGAAEVAATLDNLAAFAHLTREVPAHLFDLYFDATLGRDDLVAFMEAENPAALQAMRDRFAALRDAGLWVTRRNSISATLDGVE
- a CDS encoding precorrin-8X methylmutase, which encodes MPHSYITDGAEIYRQSFATIRAEAALAHFTPEEEIVAVRMIHAAGMVGLEEHIRFSEGMAVAARAALEDGAPILCDAYMVSEGITRKRLPRENEVICTLRDPSVPDLAAKMGNTRSAAALELWRPHLQGAVVAIGNAPTALFHLLNMLEGVDPGQRPAAIIGCPVGFIGAAESKEALMQDLPVPSMIVQGRLGGSAITVAAVNALASRVE
- a CDS encoding cobalt-precorrin-6A reductase gives rise to the protein MRVLLLGGTTEASALARALVKAEIDAVFSYAGRTDSPVAQPLPTRVGGFGGVAGLVAYLKAEAITHVVDATHPFAAGMSNNAFVACARQDLPLVRFERPPWEPQVGDDWTFVPDITDLPAALPDSPARVFLAIGKQQLALFAAKPQHRYLLRLVDPPQGPLPLPRATVVLARGPFDVAGDTALMQTHAITHVVAKNAGGSGARAKLDAARALGLPVILADRPDLPGEVAANDVTEVMHWLHHTALRGV
- the cobG gene encoding precorrin-3B synthase, producing MSIAPVIKGWCPGALRPMLSGDGLVVRLRVPQGRLTVVQARGVAELSQRYGNGMLDLSNRGNLQLRGIDPARHEGLIDALRALALIDADEHTERRRNLMVTPFWQAGDDTNFLTQQLIAAAQVHALPDVSSKFGYAVDTGQQPVLQGDPADIRFERAAEGQLLLCAEGAEMGKPISLETAVTEAIALATWVRAQGASRAARALAAGATVPSGFDHPRQSGLSTPTLGHYPAGALVACAFGQMDAETLTALANLGPLRLTPWRMVLIEGATALPDLPSLITDAADPLLRVVACIGAPGCAQARGETRELARDLAASVPQGQRLHVSGCAKGCAAPRATDITLTATVPDQYDLIRNGHADAAPDLRGLTPAAIASHLRKSADAP
- a CDS encoding bifunctional cobalt-precorrin-7 (C(5))-methyltransferase CbiE/decarboxylating cobalt-precorrin-6B (C(15))-methyltransferase CbiT, encoding MGNPWLSIIGMPDDSADALPPASRAALAGAEVIFGGPRHLERADAGTRGRAWPVPFSVEPVLAERGKRVAMLVSGDPFWFGAGGSIVGALGPDEWRSLPAPSTFSLVANALGWRLEEVSCHGLHAAPLAQLRGTLRPKGRMICLLRDGAAPAALAEFLCAHGAGAATLHVAERLGGPDARLRAVQADGFDLTDVQAPVAVGVDLPEGIGLPRAPGMPDDSFASDGQITKAPVRALTLSALAPRPGDLLWDIGAGSGSVSVEFCLAGGHAIAFEQHATRVGNITRNIVDFGLTARMQVAHGRAPDVWAGHPLPDVVFVGGGGNAALYAALLPALPAGTRLVANGVTLETEALLAQLHAAHGGSLLRIELAQAAPLGTMRGWQPLRPVVQWSVTL
- the cobI gene encoding precorrin-2 C(20)-methyltransferase, encoding MGKVICAGLGPGDPELMSVKSDRAIRGARHLAYFRKKGRAGQARRIVEGMLRDDVVEYAMEYPVTTELRFDSPEYRAQMVTFYEEWADRLETLAQDHEVVVLCEGDPFFYGSFMHLHTRLQGRAEVEVLPAIPGMVGCWNALDTPFTWGDDVVTVLMGTLPEAELTDHMKRADALVVMKTGRNLPTVRRALAAAGKLDDAWLVERGTMPDQRVAKLSDVADDDCPYFAIVLVHGQGRRPEAET